Proteins encoded together in one Gemmatimonadota bacterium DH-78 window:
- a CDS encoding sodium:solute symporter, translating into MHPINWLIVVGYIGYVLIDGVRRSKGTDKIEGYFLANRSLPWWALGLSVMATQLSAVTMIGTTGQGATDGIRFVQFYFGLPLAMIILGVTLVPFLHGAKVYTAYEYLERRFGPGTRSATSFLFLLSRGMSVGTILAAPGVVFSAIFGWPLIWSVAIIGVPTVAYTMLGGIQAVTWADVKQMILIILSLIGIMFVLFMQMPVSPDEALRIAGSTGRLQVFDFSFTLTEQYTFWSGILGGTFLMLSYFGTDQSQVQRYLAARNVDEARSTLLISAYWKIPLQGLVLLVGVLVFVYYLFVAPPLLFNPDHEAQVREANPAVYTELEARYGQAFADREAVALEVTQLRDAGQAAEADAAMGRFLEREAEVEAIRGEALTLAEEVTGESSRDVNYIIPRFALNELPIGLSGIFIAAILAAAMSSISSELNSLSTTTVIDFYRRWVRPEATDAHYLNVSKMATLFWGAFACVVATFAATLGSLIEVVNRFGSFFYGSILGVFLLAMVPRTNGWGSGVGLVAGMGSVAYFTFFQSHIAFLWHNVIGAVVVLVVGTTVSALTGGSDAKGALS; encoded by the coding sequence ATGCATCCGATCAACTGGCTCATCGTGGTGGGCTACATCGGCTACGTGCTGATCGACGGGGTGCGGCGCTCCAAGGGCACCGACAAGATCGAGGGGTACTTCCTGGCCAACCGCTCGCTGCCCTGGTGGGCGCTCGGGCTGTCGGTCATGGCCACGCAGCTCTCCGCGGTGACGATGATCGGCACCACGGGGCAGGGCGCCACCGACGGCATCCGGTTCGTGCAGTTCTACTTCGGACTGCCGCTCGCGATGATCATCCTCGGGGTCACCCTCGTGCCCTTCCTGCACGGGGCCAAGGTCTACACCGCCTACGAGTACCTCGAGCGTCGCTTCGGACCGGGCACCCGCTCGGCCACCAGCTTTCTCTTCCTGCTGTCGCGCGGGATGTCGGTGGGCACGATCCTCGCCGCGCCCGGCGTGGTCTTCTCGGCGATCTTCGGGTGGCCGCTGATCTGGTCGGTGGCGATCATCGGCGTCCCCACGGTGGCCTACACGATGCTGGGGGGCATCCAGGCCGTCACCTGGGCCGACGTGAAGCAGATGATCCTGATCATCCTGTCGTTGATCGGCATCATGTTCGTGCTCTTCATGCAGATGCCGGTGAGCCCCGACGAGGCGCTGCGCATCGCCGGTTCGACCGGCCGCCTGCAGGTGTTCGACTTCTCGTTCACCCTCACCGAACAGTACACCTTCTGGTCGGGGATCCTGGGCGGCACCTTCCTGATGCTGTCGTACTTCGGCACCGACCAGAGCCAGGTGCAGCGCTACCTCGCCGCGCGCAACGTCGACGAAGCCCGCAGCACCCTGCTCATCAGCGCCTACTGGAAGATTCCGCTCCAGGGCCTGGTGCTGCTCGTGGGTGTGCTGGTGTTCGTGTACTACCTCTTCGTGGCCCCGCCGCTGCTCTTCAACCCGGACCACGAAGCGCAGGTGCGGGAGGCGAACCCGGCGGTCTACACCGAGCTGGAAGCGCGCTACGGCCAGGCCTTCGCCGATCGCGAAGCGGTGGCCCTCGAAGTCACGCAGCTGCGCGACGCGGGGCAGGCCGCCGAGGCCGACGCCGCCATGGGCCGCTTCCTCGAGCGCGAGGCCGAGGTGGAAGCGATCCGCGGAGAGGCGCTCACCCTGGCCGAAGAGGTCACCGGGGAGTCGAGCCGCGACGTGAACTACATCATTCCGCGCTTCGCCCTCAACGAGCTCCCGATCGGGCTGTCGGGCATCTTCATCGCGGCCATTCTCGCGGCCGCCATGTCGTCGATCTCGTCGGAACTCAACTCGCTCTCGACCACCACCGTCATCGATTTCTATCGGCGATGGGTGCGGCCCGAGGCGACCGACGCGCACTACCTCAACGTGTCGAAGATGGCCACCCTCTTCTGGGGAGCCTTCGCCTGCGTGGTCGCCACATTCGCGGCCACCCTGGGCTCGCTCATCGAGGTCGTCAACCGATTCGGATCGTTCTTCTACGGCTCGATCCTGGGCGTCTTCCTGCTCGCCATGGTCCCGCGCACCAACGGCTGGGGCTCGGGCGTCGGGCTGGTGGCCGGCATGGGCTCGGTGGCCTACTTCACCTTCTTCCAGTCGCACATCGCCTTCCTCTGGCACAACGTGATCGGGGCGGTGGTGGTGCTGGTGGTCGGCACCACGGTGAGTGCGCTCACCGGGGGCAGCGACGCGAAAGGCGCCCTGAGCTGA
- a CDS encoding VOC family protein, which yields MGEAQRGRFVWFDLMTTDVSAAQDFYTAVVGWTITPFEAFQDPYDMWTAGETPIGGAMKLPDEAVAGGAPPHWLGYVQVSDVDATVARAAELGGGMLMAPSDIPTVGRFAVIRDPFGAVVAPFAPSGPPTEVARAEPGQVSWHELMSDDFETAFAFYRDLFGWEKGEAVDMGDAGIYQLVRMGGAEVDAIGMMNRPAEVPASYWLYYVNTDDLDAAVERVAPNGGRVIMPPMVVPGGDRIAVCMDPQGGAFALHEYTAP from the coding sequence ATGGGTGAGGCACAGCGAGGCCGATTCGTCTGGTTCGATCTGATGACCACGGACGTCTCGGCGGCACAGGACTTCTACACGGCGGTGGTGGGATGGACCATCACCCCCTTCGAGGCCTTTCAGGACCCGTACGACATGTGGACCGCCGGCGAGACGCCGATCGGCGGCGCGATGAAGCTTCCCGACGAGGCGGTGGCCGGAGGTGCGCCGCCGCACTGGCTCGGCTACGTGCAGGTGTCGGATGTGGACGCGACCGTCGCGCGCGCGGCAGAGCTCGGCGGCGGAATGCTCATGGCCCCGTCCGACATTCCCACCGTGGGGCGCTTCGCGGTGATCCGGGATCCCTTCGGCGCCGTCGTGGCCCCGTTCGCACCCTCGGGCCCCCCGACGGAGGTCGCGCGGGCGGAGCCGGGTCAGGTCTCCTGGCACGAGCTGATGTCGGACGACTTCGAGACGGCCTTCGCCTTCTACCGGGATCTCTTCGGCTGGGAGAAGGGCGAGGCGGTCGACATGGGCGACGCCGGCATCTACCAGCTGGTGCGCATGGGCGGCGCGGAGGTCGACGCCATCGGCATGATGAACCGGCCCGCCGAGGTTCCGGCGTCGTACTGGCTGTACTACGTGAACACCGACGATCTCGATGCGGCGGTCGAGCGGGTGGCGCCGAACGGCGGGCGGGTGATCATGCCGCCGATGGTGGTGCCGGGAGGCGATCGCATCGCCGTCTGCATGGACCCCCAGGGCGGGGCGTTCGCGCTCCACGAGTACACCGCACCCTGA
- a CDS encoding ABC transporter permease, whose product MSRPSDDPRLPAPRRVARGLIRFAWGADAEAVAGDLAESLEGRRRGGAGEAAVWLRGWREVISAVLHGLVWRLPRGRRARPLLALQLAVRGLRRDPGTSIAAAGVLALGLAAATTFFSILHGLTRPLPVPDGHRVVRMEVVLPAADGRSVGVTAADLERWRGLPALAGVGGVRTGTVVLRDPGRSVARVAGATLTPGVLELLGVAPVTGRLPGAGESGPSLVVSSGLVSQLDLGDGTLEVDGRPLPVVAVMPEDFGFPFGESLWVVENGVGAPEAHWEPVARLADGADRAALREQLQARWSGADAARGDGQAGGVVVVKGFTQDRGERGEWFLFLGLVLIGVALLVIACANVAGLLVVRATERLRALAVQAALGAGRSQLALQLLAESLLLAALGGVGGLLLATGLARWVEATLGPENFGYYWIRVAVDARVVAFAGCLVLGTALVAGLLPVVRVWRTDLQGVLKSEAGSTRGTGALGRGFVTAQLALSCAALVAAGLTVGSIGTARDYGAALDPESVALASVALAAERSPSGSGSEEPDDPERRAAAIQALRTAVGRVEGARVTALATGAPGYREAMTRVRTTVQADPDGEARDFTLVNGVDPAFFTLFDLDLLQGRALDAADDRGDEPVAVVNQAFVDRFWPTGSPVGRRVQLLAADSAWYRVVGVVETAELGDQRGMREDRVYLPLSRYASGAVRVLSRAADGDGTAHALRLRRALAAADPDRPVDDVRTLASGLAFMTRAQGTFSTLAAGGGGAGLLVAVVGLYAMLAFRVRRRRREMGVRKALGANGPTLVAEVLKSAMRQLLPAVAVGLTLAWIAAPLLGVILLGGHPRSPRVFAGVGLLFLCAGLAAALIPALRAGRVEPASVLRAE is encoded by the coding sequence ATGTCTCGACCCTCCGATGATCCCCGCCTTCCGGCGCCGCGACGGGTGGCGCGCGGCCTGATCCGATTCGCCTGGGGCGCCGATGCCGAGGCGGTGGCGGGCGACCTGGCGGAGAGTCTCGAGGGCCGGCGGCGGGGGGGCGCCGGGGAGGCGGCGGTGTGGTTGCGGGGGTGGAGAGAGGTGATCTCGGCCGTGCTCCACGGTCTCGTGTGGCGCCTGCCCCGGGGTCGTCGAGCCCGCCCGCTTCTGGCGCTCCAACTCGCGGTGCGGGGGCTGCGCAGAGATCCCGGCACGTCGATCGCCGCCGCCGGCGTTCTGGCGCTCGGCTTGGCGGCGGCCACCACCTTCTTCTCGATCCTGCACGGGCTCACACGCCCGCTCCCGGTGCCGGACGGCCATCGGGTGGTGCGGATGGAGGTCGTGCTGCCGGCCGCCGACGGACGATCGGTCGGGGTCACGGCGGCCGACCTGGAGCGATGGCGGGGGCTTCCGGCGCTCGCCGGGGTGGGCGGGGTGCGCACGGGCACGGTCGTCCTGCGGGATCCGGGCCGCAGCGTGGCCCGGGTGGCCGGCGCCACCCTCACCCCCGGTGTGCTCGAATTGCTCGGGGTGGCCCCCGTCACCGGGCGCCTGCCGGGAGCGGGAGAGTCCGGGCCCTCTCTCGTGGTGTCGAGCGGCCTGGTGTCGCAGCTGGATCTGGGCGACGGCACCCTCGAGGTGGACGGACGACCCCTGCCGGTGGTGGCCGTCATGCCCGAGGACTTCGGATTCCCCTTCGGCGAGTCGCTCTGGGTGGTGGAGAACGGGGTCGGTGCCCCCGAGGCCCACTGGGAGCCGGTGGCCCGCCTCGCCGACGGCGCCGATCGCGCCGCCCTTCGAGAACAGCTCCAGGCGCGCTGGTCGGGCGCCGATGCGGCCCGGGGCGATGGGCAGGCCGGCGGGGTGGTGGTGGTGAAGGGGTTCACCCAGGACCGCGGAGAGCGCGGCGAGTGGTTTCTGTTTCTGGGACTGGTGCTGATCGGAGTGGCGCTGCTCGTGATCGCCTGCGCCAACGTGGCGGGCCTGCTGGTGGTGCGGGCCACCGAGCGGCTGCGCGCCCTCGCGGTGCAGGCCGCGCTCGGGGCGGGCCGCTCGCAGCTCGCGCTTCAGCTGCTGGCGGAATCGCTCCTGCTGGCGGCGCTGGGCGGGGTGGGGGGACTCCTGCTCGCGACCGGCCTGGCACGGTGGGTCGAGGCCACCCTGGGACCGGAGAACTTCGGCTACTACTGGATCCGAGTGGCGGTCGACGCGCGGGTCGTGGCTTTCGCCGGCTGTCTCGTGCTCGGCACCGCACTCGTGGCCGGGTTGCTTCCGGTGGTGCGGGTGTGGAGGACCGACCTGCAGGGCGTCCTCAAGTCGGAGGCCGGCTCGACGCGGGGCACCGGAGCGCTGGGCCGTGGGTTCGTGACCGCGCAGCTGGCGCTGTCGTGCGCGGCCCTGGTCGCGGCGGGGCTGACGGTCGGCTCGATCGGTACGGCGCGCGATTACGGCGCGGCACTGGATCCGGAGTCGGTCGCGCTCGCGAGCGTGGCCCTCGCGGCAGAGCGGTCCCCGTCGGGCTCCGGTTCGGAGGAGCCCGACGACCCGGAGCGGCGGGCCGCGGCCATACAGGCCCTGCGGACCGCCGTCGGGAGGGTGGAAGGGGCGCGGGTGACCGCCCTCGCGACCGGGGCTCCGGGGTATCGGGAGGCGATGACGCGGGTGCGAACCACCGTGCAGGCCGACCCCGACGGGGAGGCGCGCGACTTCACCCTGGTGAACGGGGTGGACCCGGCCTTCTTCACCCTCTTCGACCTCGATCTGCTGCAGGGCCGGGCCCTCGATGCCGCCGACGACCGCGGCGACGAGCCGGTCGCGGTGGTCAACCAGGCCTTCGTGGATCGGTTCTGGCCGACCGGTTCGCCGGTGGGGCGGCGGGTGCAGCTGCTGGCCGCCGACAGCGCGTGGTACCGGGTGGTGGGGGTGGTCGAGACCGCGGAACTGGGAGATCAGCGGGGCATGCGGGAGGATCGCGTCTACCTGCCGCTGAGCCGGTACGCTTCGGGTGCGGTGCGGGTGCTGTCGCGTGCGGCCGACGGCGACGGCACGGCGCATGCCCTTCGGCTTCGCCGGGCCCTGGCGGCCGCGGATCCCGACCGGCCCGTGGACGACGTCCGCACCCTCGCCTCCGGCCTGGCCTTCATGACGCGGGCACAGGGCACCTTCAGTACGCTCGCGGCCGGCGGCGGGGGGGCGGGACTGCTCGTGGCCGTGGTCGGGCTCTACGCGATGCTCGCCTTTCGCGTGCGACGCCGCCGTCGCGAGATGGGCGTACGCAAGGCGCTCGGCGCGAACGGTCCGACCCTCGTGGCCGAGGTGCTGAAGTCGGCGATGCGGCAGCTTCTTCCCGCCGTCGCGGTGGGACTCACCCTGGCCTGGATCGCCGCGCCGTTGCTCGGGGTCATCCTGCTCGGTGGCCACCCCCGCTCGCCCCGGGTCTTCGCCGGCGTCGGGCTGCTCTTCCTCTGCGCCGGCCTCGCGGCTGCGCTCATCCCGGCGCTGCGGGCGGGTCGGGTGGAACCGGCGTCCGTCCTTCGCGCGGAGTAG
- a CDS encoding helix-turn-helix transcriptional regulator, producing MTRSDALGEFEHLVLLAILQLGPGTYGVPIRDEIEARAGRDVTLGAVYSTLRRLEAKGWIESWMSDPEPVPGGRSKKEVRLTSEGARTVREAHARIGRMAEGLSDVLRLP from the coding sequence ATGACCCGAAGCGACGCACTCGGCGAGTTCGAGCACCTGGTGCTCCTGGCGATCCTGCAACTCGGGCCGGGCACCTACGGAGTGCCGATCCGAGACGAGATCGAGGCGCGAGCGGGCCGCGACGTGACCCTCGGTGCCGTCTATTCCACCCTGCGACGCCTCGAGGCCAAGGGGTGGATCGAGAGCTGGATGAGCGACCCCGAGCCCGTGCCGGGCGGTCGATCGAAGAAGGAGGTGAGGCTCACCTCGGAAGGCGCCCGCACGGTGCGAGAAGCACATGCCCGTATCGGACGAATGGCCGAGGGATTGAGCGACGTTCTGCGGTTACCGTAA
- a CDS encoding DUF87 domain-containing protein, translating into MTPSDLHLGALLDPESGERTDRPLALAPESFTTHGVIVGMTGSGKTGLGIVLLEEVLASGRPALILDPKGDLANLALLFPELAADDFEPWVDEAEARREGVTRRELAASTAATWSKGLGSWGIDGERIRALRDGVSLRVYTPGSTAGAPLDLVGDLQPPAGADAETIREAAESLASGLLTLAGIDSDPLTTPEHILLATLVERGWTSGETLSLETLIGGIQSPPFRKLGVFEVDTFVPPDARMKLALRLNGLVASPSFAAWRTGDPLDVQSLLWAPDGRPRASVVQLAHLSEPERIFVVTLLLSRAISWMRAQPGTSDLRAMIYIDELFGFAPPTANPPSKTPLLTLFKQARAHGLGLVVSTQNPVDMDYKLMSNAGTWMVGRLQTERDKARVIEALRSADGSVDVSAWDARLGALGKRQFVVKRTRSAQPELFTTRWAMSYLRGPITRAELAALPPETIAAEGGGKAEPSTTGGRTGSTESAAATSTGAAEIGRSLADDETPLMPEIADGVRVTWLDPAAPWAGKLGLSGRSGRLEAGLAGRVRMVFDETRADLRHEVEWEVVFPPPLEALVRPEAMEAVDYDARDFRPEAPADARYVLPQAPLDAKSFINQVGRDLRDRLHATLELTLYHNPELKLYSRVGESKEQFQARCLDAAEEGADTEASKLRARFEAKINTAEDQVDRAEARLRELEVDVSSRRQQELVSGAGTLIGMFLGGRRSTRSLSSIASRRSQTRRTEERRRSAEDKLEAEREDVEQLEARLAEELAGIWEKWKAASDRIEIVEVGLEKNDIDVSDIEVFWAAREE; encoded by the coding sequence ATGACCCCTTCGGATCTGCACCTCGGCGCACTGCTCGACCCGGAGTCGGGCGAGCGCACCGACCGGCCCCTGGCGCTCGCCCCCGAGTCGTTCACCACGCACGGGGTGATCGTGGGCATGACCGGGTCGGGCAAGACGGGACTCGGGATCGTCCTGCTCGAAGAGGTGCTCGCCTCCGGGCGTCCGGCGCTGATCCTGGATCCGAAGGGGGATCTGGCCAATCTCGCCCTGCTCTTTCCCGAGCTCGCGGCCGACGACTTCGAGCCGTGGGTGGACGAGGCGGAGGCGCGCCGCGAGGGGGTGACGCGGCGGGAGCTCGCCGCCTCGACCGCCGCCACCTGGTCGAAGGGGCTGGGGTCGTGGGGCATCGACGGAGAGCGCATCCGCGCGCTGCGCGACGGCGTGTCGCTGCGGGTGTACACACCCGGGTCGACCGCCGGGGCCCCGCTCGATCTGGTGGGCGATCTGCAGCCTCCCGCCGGAGCCGACGCCGAGACGATCCGGGAGGCGGCCGAGTCGCTGGCATCGGGGCTGCTCACCCTGGCGGGCATCGACTCCGACCCGCTCACCACCCCCGAGCACATCCTGCTCGCCACCCTGGTGGAGCGCGGGTGGACGTCGGGCGAGACGCTGTCGCTCGAGACGCTGATCGGCGGCATCCAGTCGCCGCCCTTCCGCAAGCTCGGGGTGTTCGAGGTGGACACCTTCGTGCCGCCGGACGCGCGCATGAAGCTGGCGCTGCGGTTGAACGGTCTGGTGGCCTCGCCGTCGTTCGCCGCGTGGCGCACCGGCGATCCGCTCGACGTGCAGAGCCTGCTGTGGGCGCCCGACGGTCGACCGCGGGCGAGCGTGGTGCAGCTGGCCCACCTGTCGGAGCCGGAGCGGATCTTCGTGGTCACGCTGCTGCTGTCGCGGGCCATCAGCTGGATGCGGGCGCAGCCGGGCACCTCCGACCTGCGCGCCATGATCTACATCGACGAGCTGTTCGGATTCGCCCCTCCCACCGCGAATCCGCCCTCGAAGACTCCGCTGCTGACGCTGTTCAAGCAGGCGCGTGCCCACGGCCTGGGGCTGGTGGTGTCGACGCAGAACCCGGTCGACATGGACTACAAGCTCATGTCGAACGCCGGCACCTGGATGGTCGGTCGACTCCAGACGGAGCGCGACAAGGCGCGGGTGATCGAGGCGCTGCGCTCGGCCGACGGCAGTGTGGACGTGTCGGCGTGGGACGCCCGGCTCGGCGCGCTGGGCAAGCGGCAGTTCGTGGTCAAGCGCACCCGCAGCGCGCAGCCCGAGCTGTTCACCACCCGCTGGGCCATGTCGTACCTGCGCGGGCCGATCACGCGGGCGGAGCTGGCCGCGCTGCCCCCCGAGACCATCGCGGCGGAGGGTGGGGGGAAGGCCGAACCGAGCACCACCGGAGGCCGCACCGGGTCGACGGAGTCGGCAGCCGCGACCTCGACCGGCGCAGCAGAGATCGGGCGCTCCCTCGCCGACGACGAGACCCCGCTGATGCCGGAGATCGCCGACGGAGTGCGGGTGACCTGGCTCGACCCCGCCGCACCGTGGGCCGGCAAGCTCGGGCTGTCCGGGCGAAGCGGCCGGCTCGAGGCGGGGCTCGCCGGGCGGGTGCGCATGGTGTTCGACGAGACGCGGGCCGACCTGCGACACGAGGTGGAGTGGGAGGTGGTCTTTCCGCCGCCTCTCGAGGCCCTCGTACGGCCGGAGGCCATGGAGGCCGTCGACTACGACGCACGCGACTTCCGCCCCGAGGCCCCCGCCGACGCTCGGTACGTACTTCCGCAGGCGCCTCTCGACGCGAAGTCGTTCATCAATCAGGTCGGCCGCGATCTGCGGGACCGGCTGCACGCCACCCTCGAGCTCACCCTGTACCACAACCCGGAGTTGAAGCTCTACTCCCGGGTGGGCGAGTCGAAGGAGCAGTTCCAGGCCCGTTGCCTGGACGCCGCCGAGGAGGGGGCCGATACCGAGGCGTCGAAGCTGCGGGCGCGGTTCGAGGCGAAGATCAACACCGCCGAGGATCAGGTGGACCGTGCCGAGGCCCGACTGCGGGAGCTCGAAGTGGACGTGTCGAGTCGCCGACAGCAGGAACTCGTGTCGGGAGCGGGCACGCTGATCGGCATGTTTCTCGGCGGACGCCGGAGCACGCGCAGCCTCTCGTCGATCGCGTCGCGCCGGTCGCAGACCCGCCGCACCGAAGAGCGGCGTCGCAGCGCGGAAGACAAGCTCGAGGCCGAGCGGGAGGATGTCGAGCAGCTGGAGGCGCGGCTCGCCGAGGAGCTCGCGGGCATCTGGGAGAAATGGAAGGCCGCCTCCGATCGGATCGAGATCGTGGAGGTCGGACTCGAGAAGAACGACATCGACGTGTCGGATATCGAGGTGTTCTGGGCCGCCCGCGAAGAATAG
- a CDS encoding prolyl oligopeptidase family serine peptidase, producing MIRSLLRPALATLLVAIFAAPGAAQVATFEPAPARDDAFELSIRNIMRGPEHVGEPPAGLSWTDDGEWLYFRWRPGGGEWDDARELWRVSADGGAPERVTDALDEETAIARAGGDLTDDGRWKAVGMGGDLYLVDRRDGTVRRLTETRAGEVSPQFTDDETAIIYREGDNLFRMNLADGGIRQITDIRSGSPPREGGEETAQRQFLIDQQEELFEHIRREAEARREAQARRDSIAATEPQPFYVPNGERLGGLSPSPDGSFVVVSTARSAQGTQGTMVPDWVTASGYTEPLNVRTKVGDAQGSSRLALLEPGTGETTWLEIAPEGTESPADGFAGGWNDAGTHALIWSRTEDNKEWFLYTLEAATGELTLVDQLRDEAWVGGPCGFGCRGWLPGTNTVWYASEESGYAHLYAVEADGTGKRALTSGEWEVLGAEIPHGDDRFLVTTNEGSPFNQHVGWLDFDGGPIEYLTEGDGSWEATLSPDGERIGWVHSVANRPPELYLGDAEPGAEVERITESPTAEWLSYDWTLPEIVRFTAEDGAQVPARIYRPADAGAEANGAAVIFVHGAGYLHNVHNYWSTYYREYMFHHLLAAQGYTVLDIDYRGSAGYGRDWRTGIYQWMGGKDLSDQVDGASWLVANEGIDPARIGIYGGSYGGFITLMALFTADDTFKAGAALRSVTDWAHYNHGYTSNILNQPQDDEEAYRRSSPIYFAEGFGPDQHLLIPHGMVDTNVHFSDVVRLAQRLIELGKENWEMAVYPVENHGFVEPSSWTDEYRRIFELFERTISAPGCTADGGFCAVPSR from the coding sequence ATGATCCGCTCTCTCCTGCGCCCCGCACTCGCGACGCTGCTCGTCGCGATCTTCGCCGCTCCGGGTGCCGCCCAGGTCGCCACCTTCGAGCCCGCGCCCGCGCGCGACGACGCCTTCGAACTGTCGATCCGCAATATCATGCGAGGGCCCGAGCACGTGGGCGAGCCGCCCGCCGGGCTCAGCTGGACCGACGACGGGGAGTGGCTCTACTTCCGCTGGCGTCCCGGCGGCGGGGAGTGGGACGACGCCCGCGAGCTCTGGCGCGTGTCGGCCGACGGCGGCGCGCCGGAGCGGGTGACGGACGCGCTCGACGAGGAGACGGCGATCGCGCGGGCCGGCGGCGACCTCACCGACGACGGCCGCTGGAAGGCGGTCGGCATGGGGGGCGATCTCTACCTGGTCGACCGTCGCGACGGCACCGTGCGCCGACTGACCGAGACGCGCGCCGGAGAGGTGTCGCCGCAGTTCACGGACGACGAGACGGCGATCATCTACCGGGAGGGCGACAACCTCTTCCGGATGAACCTGGCCGACGGCGGCATCCGTCAGATCACCGACATCCGCTCGGGCAGCCCGCCCCGGGAAGGCGGCGAAGAGACCGCCCAGCGCCAGTTCCTGATCGATCAGCAGGAAGAGCTGTTCGAGCACATCCGGCGCGAGGCCGAGGCACGGCGCGAGGCGCAGGCGCGGCGCGATTCGATCGCGGCCACCGAGCCGCAGCCGTTCTACGTGCCCAACGGCGAGCGCCTGGGCGGTCTGTCGCCCTCGCCCGACGGCTCGTTCGTGGTGGTGAGCACGGCCCGGTCGGCCCAGGGCACGCAGGGCACGATGGTGCCCGACTGGGTGACCGCGTCGGGATACACCGAGCCCCTCAACGTGCGCACCAAGGTGGGCGACGCGCAGGGCTCCAGCCGTCTCGCGCTGCTCGAGCCGGGCACCGGTGAGACGACCTGGCTCGAGATCGCGCCCGAGGGCACGGAGTCGCCGGCCGACGGCTTCGCCGGCGGTTGGAACGACGCGGGCACGCACGCCCTGATCTGGAGTCGCACCGAAGACAACAAGGAGTGGTTCCTCTACACCCTCGAGGCGGCCACCGGCGAGCTCACCCTCGTCGACCAGCTGCGCGACGAGGCGTGGGTGGGTGGGCCGTGCGGCTTCGGCTGCCGCGGGTGGCTGCCCGGCACGAACACGGTCTGGTACGCGAGCGAAGAGAGCGGGTACGCCCATCTCTACGCGGTGGAGGCCGACGGCACCGGCAAGCGCGCGCTCACCTCGGGTGAGTGGGAGGTGCTCGGCGCCGAGATTCCGCACGGCGACGACCGGTTCCTGGTGACCACCAACGAGGGGTCGCCCTTCAACCAGCACGTCGGCTGGCTCGACTTCGACGGCGGGCCCATCGAGTACCTCACCGAGGGCGACGGCAGCTGGGAGGCCACCCTCTCGCCCGACGGAGAGCGGATCGGCTGGGTGCACTCGGTGGCCAACCGACCGCCCGAGCTCTACCTCGGCGACGCCGAGCCCGGTGCGGAGGTGGAGCGGATCACGGAGTCCCCCACCGCGGAGTGGCTCTCCTACGACTGGACGCTTCCCGAGATCGTGCGCTTCACCGCCGAAGACGGCGCCCAGGTGCCCGCCCGCATCTACCGCCCCGCCGACGCGGGCGCGGAGGCCAACGGTGCCGCCGTGATCTTCGTGCACGGCGCCGGCTACCTGCACAACGTCCACAACTACTGGAGCACCTACTACCGCGAGTACATGTTCCACCATCTGCTCGCGGCGCAGGGCTACACGGTGCTCGACATCGACTACCGCGGCTCGGCGGGCTACGGGCGCGACTGGCGCACCGGGATCTACCAGTGGATGGGCGGCAAGGACCTGAGCGATCAGGTCGACGGGGCGAGCTGGCTGGTGGCCAACGAGGGCATCGACCCGGCCCGGATCGGCATCTACGGCGGCTCGTACGGCGGCTTCATCACCCTGATGGCGCTGTTCACCGCCGACGACACCTTCAAGGCCGGCGCGGCGCTGCGCTCGGTGACCGACTGGGCGCACTACAACCACGGCTACACGAGCAACATCCTCAACCAGCCGCAGGACGACGAGGAGGCCTACCGCCGCTCCTCGCCGATCTACTTCGCGGAGGGCTTCGGCCCCGATCAGCACCTGCTGATCCCGCACGGCATGGTCGACACCAACGTGCACTTCTCCGACGTGGTCCGGCTCGCGCAGCGGCTGATCGAGCTCGGCAAGGAGAACTGGGAGATGGCGGTGTACCCGGTGGAGAACCACGGCTTCGTGGAGCCGTCGTCGTGGACCGACGAGTACCGGCGCATCTTCGAGTTGTTCGAGCGCACGATCTCGGCGCCCGGCTGCACCGCCGACGGAGGGTTCTGCGCCGTACCGAGCCGGTGA